GACGGCGTCTACCTGAAGTTGTGGCCGCTCCATCGCTCGTTCCGTCGGATGCCGTGGTCGGAGATCGAACGGTACGAAGCCAGAGAGTACGACCCGCTCCGTGAGTTCGGGGGCTGGGGGATCCGCTGGGCACCCGGGAAGATCGCGTACAACGTGCACGGGGATCGGGGGGTCTGGATCGAACGGACGAACGAGCGGTCGGTGCTCGTCGGTTCACAACAGCCGGACGAATTCGTCGCGGCGATCGACGAGGCAGCACAGTAGGATCCCCGTTTCCGCTCGACCACCGACGAGCGGGTGGAGGTGAACCCTCCTTCGAAACGGGTACTGGAGGTACCCGCTGTATCTCGCAGGCACATCCTGTGATTGTCTGAGTGGTTCGACAGAGCCGATCGAA
The sequence above is a segment of the Halobaculum lipolyticum genome. Coding sequences within it:
- a CDS encoding DUF6141 family protein, producing MEETPLFREVQRFRQPWIWALLGGSALLVLVLGPVTWGGLLVVGAVAGLVYSLRLETEVRADGVYLKLWPLHRSFRRMPWSEIERYEAREYDPLREFGGWGIRWAPGKIAYNVHGDRGVWIERTNERSVLVGSQQPDEFVAAIDEAAQ